The Chloroflexota bacterium genome segment GGTTTCTCGGGCAGGAATAGGTAGGAAGCCCATTGGTTACTCACTGTCAGTAAAACCTGCCAACGTGATTGCTGAGTGCCACCAGTGCCCGACAGGTTTTTTGGTCAGCGCACAGCAAACCGGTCAAAGGAGGTGCCCAATAATTCAGATCAACCAGCTAAGTGAATTTCGACCATCGATCAATTTTGCGAAACACTCTCACACGAGGAGGAGTCAAATACGATGCGTAAGCACCTGTTACCCCTGTCACTGATCATGATTCTTGCTATGCTGTTTTCGGCCTGTGTGCCAGCAGCCCCTGCCCAGCCAGTCGCCGAAGCGCCGGCGGAAGAGGCCCCTGCAGTTGAGGAAGGCCCGGCGGTCGATGAGCTCAACATTCTCTGGGCCCAGTGGGACCCTGCCGACTATCTACAGCAGACAGCCGATCTGTACGAGGAAGAGACCGGCATCAAGGTCAATGTCGTTCAGGAACCCTGGCCTTCGTTCTATGACCTGTTTGCCGCCGAAGTGGCTGCGGGCGGCGATACCTGGGACATGGTGGTTGGCGACAGCCAGTGGATAGGCCAGATGACCAGCGAGGGCCACTATATGGATTTGACCGATTTCCTGAACGAAACCGGCCTGGCGGATAGCGTCGTGCCGGCCACCCTGACCTACTACGGCGAGTACCCCGCAGGCTCCGGCAGCTACTGGGCCTATCCCACCGAGGGTGACGCCGATGGGTGGGGCTATCGCAAAGACTTGTTCGAAGACCCCGACGAAATGGCTGCCTTCGAGGCGGAGTATGGCTATCCCCTGGACGTTCCTGAGACCTATGAGCAGTTCATGGACATTGCCAAGTTCTTCACCCGCCCCAGCGAAGGTCTCTATGGCGTCGGTATCTACACCAAGAAAGCCTACGATGCGATTACCATGGGCGTGGAAAACACGATGTTCCCCTGGGGCGCCGATTGGAAGGACGAAAACAACAACGTGCTGGGCGTCGTGAACTCGCCGGAAGCTGTCGCAGCGCTGGAGTACTACAAGGAGCTGTACGACTGCTGCCAGGGACCTGGGCTGAGTGATGCCTTCTTCACCGAGGTCAACGACGCGATGATCAATGGATCCATCGCCATGGCCATGAATTACTTTGCTTTCTTCCCGGCGCTGGTCAACTCGGGCACCAACCCCGACTACTACGACAAGATAGGCTTCTTCGCCAATCCCAAGGGACCAGACGGACACGGTGGCGCTGCCCTGGGTGGACAGGGTCTGAGCGTTGTCTCCCACGTCAGCCCGGAACGCCAGCAGGCTGCTCTGGACTTCATCGAGTGGTTTGGCCAGGACGATATCCAGGCCAAGTGGGCTGAGTTCGGTGGCTACACTACCAACTCGAAGGTGTTCGAATCTGAGGAGTTCCTGAATGCCACGCCCTACAACCGGGCATTTGCGGACACCATGACCTTTGTCAAGGACTTCTGGAACATCCCGATCTTCGGACAGCTCCTGGAGATCACCCAGCGTGAGTTTGGCAAGTATATCATCGAGGGTGAAGGTACAGCTCAGGAGGCCATGGATACCATCGCAGAGGAGCACGACAAGATCCTGCGCGATGCCGGCTATATCACCGAATAGCGGCTGAAGGTTTCCCACACAAAGGCTGGCCCAGTCGCTTGGGCCGGGCCAGCCTTCTGGCCGACATTTCATACTCCCCGACAAGGAACCTCAATCATGAGCGTAGCCCAAACGCAAACCGGCACGCCCCAGGTGCAACAGGAACGGCGGCGACGAGGTCTCAGCGACCGGGCCATCATCAGCCTGTTTATCTGGCCGACTTTGATCCTGCTGATTGCGTGGAACGTTTTCCCTCTCTTTTACAGTCTGTTTCTCTCTTTTACCGATTATTCCGCCATCTCACGCCAGGCGCCAACCTGGGTCGGCGTACAGAACTACATCGATATTCTCTCCAGCGACCGGCTTTGGGGTTATTTCTCCACCACTGGACGCTATACCGTTGTGGCTGTCGGTTTTGAGACCATTCTCGGCTTCACGCTGGCCATGCTGATCAAGGAAAAATTCAGGGGGAGCGGTCTGATCACTACCCTTATCCTGATTCCGATGATGCTTTCACCCGTGGTGGTGGGGCTGTTCTGGAAGCTGATGTACAATCCAACCTTTGGCTATTTCAACTACCTGCTTGGCTTCACAGACCCCACCAGGGCTCCAGACATGCTGGCGGGTCGGTTTGCCAATCAGCCAGTGCCCGACCTGGCCTTATGGTCAGTGGTGCTGGTGGATATCTGGATGTGGACGCCATTTCTCATGCTGCTGTCGCTGTCGGGGCTAAAGGCGATTCCGGAATACCTCTACGAAGCTGCTGTGATCGACCGGGCCAGCTCGTGGTTCCAATTTTGGCGCATAACACTTCCCCAGGTAATGCCGCTGTTGCTTATCGGTGTCCTATTCCGTACCATCGACGCCCTCAAGTCCTTTGATCTGGTCATGGGCATGACCAGCGGCGGACCTGGGGATCAAACTGAGTTGATTGCCGTCAATCTCTATCGCCAGGCGTTTCTCGGCCAGTTCCGGACCGGTGATGCCAGTGCTTTGGCCTATATCATCCTGATTATCATCATTTCCGTCAGCAATCTATTGATCCGGGCGATCAACCAGGGCAACACAGAGGGTTAAGGCCATGTCAGATTTTTATGAAAGCGGACCGGATTACGAGGTTACAGAGTCAATTCGGGTGGACAAGGTCAGTCCAAGCGCGCGCCGGCGAGGTCGTCTGCGAGCTCTGATTGTGCTGATTATCGCCATCATCATGTTGATCCCAATTTTTGTCATGATGATGACCGCCTTCAAGACCCGGGCCGAGGTCGTTTCAGTGCCGCCCAAGGTCTTCTTCGAGCCATCGCTGGAGGGCTTTGTCTTCCTGTTGACAGAGCGGGCGGTGGTCCCGCCAAATCGCATCGAGGAGTTTGAGCGCGCGGCAGCAGAGGGTAACCTGACCATGTTCGAGCAGGTTGCCTTCGACAGCGGCCAGGAGATCACTGGGCCGAGCGACTATATCAGGCGTCTGATGAACTCGGTGATCATTGCCGGGTTATCGACTTTGATATCGGTGGTATTGGGGTTTTTCGCAGCCTACGCGTTCAGCCGGTTCACCATACCTGGAGAGAACGATATTCTTTTCTTCATCCTGAGTACCCGTATGCTGCCGGCCGTGGTGGTCACGATTCCCTTGTTTCTGATGTACCGGCAGCTTGGCCTGCACGATACTCACATCGGTATGATCCTGCTTTACACGGTTTTCAACCTGTCCTTCTCGGTCTGGCTGCTGAAAGGTTTTATCGACGAGATTCCCAGGGAATATGAGGAGGCAGCTTTGGTGGATGGCTATACCAGGATGCAGACCGTGTTCAAGATCGTTTTGCCCCAGGCCATGACCGGCATCGCAGCCACCACCGTTTTCTGTCTGATCTTTGCCTGGAACGAGTATGCCTTCGCCCTGATGCTCACCAGCAACACCGCTCGCACGGCGCCACCGAGTATCGCGACCATGTTGGGTCGCGGCGGCATCGAGTGGTCTGCCATCGCGGCCGGCAGCCTTGGCTTTTTGATCCCTGTGGTCATTGTCGTTTTTCTGCTTCGCGACTACCTGGTGCGCGGAGTTACCTTCGGCGCCGTACGCAAATGACGGGCTGGGTTGCTCATATCATCCAGGAAATGAACCAATGGCAACAATAGAACTTCAAGATGTAGAGAAGAAATTCGGCGACAATCACGCCGTGAAACCGATGAACCTGACCATCAATGATGGCGAGTTTGTTGTGCTACTGGGCCCTTCGGGCTGCGGAAAGACTACCACGCTTCGTATGATCTCAGGGCTGGAGGCGGTCACCGGCGGCACGATTCTGCTGGACGACGAAAACGTGACGTGGCATCACCCCAGCGACCGGGACATGGCTTTCGTCTTCCAGCTTTACGGCCTGTATCCCCACATGACCGCACGCGAGAACATTGCGTTCCCGTTGAAAGCCGAGCGCCTGCCCCGAGACGAAATCGAGAAGCGCGTCTCTGAGGTTGTTGATCTCCTGCATATTGAACACCTGCTTCGGATGAAGCCTGGCAAGCTGAGTGGCGGCGACCAGCAGCGTGTCGCCCTGGCTCGCGCGCTGGTGCGCCGCCCGGCGGCTTTTCTGATGGATGAGCCGCTGGGTGCCCTCGATGCGGATTTCCGGGAGAGCATGCGCGCCGAGATCAAACAGCTTCACATCGACCAGAACGCCACCACAGTTTATGTTACCCACGATCAGATCGAGGCGATGGCCATGGGCGATCGCATCGTCGTCATGTCCGACGCCGAGATTCAGCAGGTCGGGACTCCGGCAGAGGTTTATTTCGATCCCTCAAGCCTGTTCGTCGCCCGTTTCATCGGCAGCCCCGGTATGAATCTGGTGACCGGACACTTCGCCGAAGGCGTTGTCGATCTGGGCAACCACAATCGTTTTTCCGTGCCTGCCGGGTGGCACCGTGATCTGGTGCGCGAGTTGGGAGGTGAAGGAAATGTCATCCTGGGTTTCCGTCCGGAAGCTGCGATCATTTCCGACGACGGGTCGTTGGTCGGCGATGTATACGCCAGCGACCTGATGGGCGCATTCACCATGCTGCATGTCAACATGAACGAGGAAGACATCGTTCACCTGAGGTCAGATCGCTCCAGGTTGTTCCCTACCGGTACGACGGTACGGTACGATGTGGATCCAGGGATGGTGCGTTTCTTTAACCCTGACACCGAAGAAGCGATCGTTCGGAGGTAGGGCCATGACCAATGTCAAGCTGCAAAACATGGTAAAAACGTTCTCCCGTGTGACTGCCTTGAACGATGTTTCCTTCGACGTCAGGGACGGTGAGTTTTTTGTACTGCTCGGCCCGACTGGCGCCGGCAAGACCACCACGCTTCGGGTGATTGCCGGGTTGGAGGACCTGGATTCGGGCGACATCTTTTTCGACGGTGAGTCGATCGCCGGGTATACCCCTGCGGATCGCGATGTTGCTTTTGTGTTTCAGCAGTACTCACTCTATCCAACGATGACGGTCTACGATAACCTGGCGTTTCCACTGAAGGCACCTGTTCGAAAGTTTAGCAAGCAGGAAATTTATCAGCGGGTTACCGATGTGGCCGAGATGTTGCGAATCTCCCACCTGCTGGACCGAAAAACGGCCAAGCTCTCCGGTGGTGAAATGCAGCGAGTGTCCATCGGGCGGGCTATCGTACGTCAACCGCGGATTTTCCTGATGGACGAGCCCCTTTCCAATCTGGACGCCAAACTACGCGAGGCGCTGCGTGTCGAGCTTCAACACCTGCAGAAGACCCAGAACAGCACGACTCTGTTTGTAACCCATGACCAGATCGAAGCGCTGACGATGGCCGATCGCATCGGAGTTCTAAACCTGGGCGAATTGGTCCAGGTCGGATCACCTGAGGACATTTACGACCGGCCGGCGACTACTTTCGTGGCACAACTGGTGGGCACTCCCCGGATCAATCTCGTGAGCGCAACGCGCAGCAATGGCAGGTTGCAGGTGAAGGACTCTGATCTGGACCTGGCCGTGCCACCATTGGATCTCCCGCAGGAATTCCTGCTGGGTGTGCGGCCTGAGGATGTCAAGATTGCTCCAGCAGCCAAGTTTACGGGCGAGATTGTGCTTTCCGAACCCTTGGGTGTGGAGACCATTCTGCACATACGTACCGGTGAAATGACTATTCTGAGCCTGATTCCCGGTATCACCGATGCAAGAATCGGTGACCAGGTCCGCTTCGACTTTGCCAGGGAACGCCTGCATTTCTTTGACGAAGAGGGCAAACGGATTCAGTAACGGGGCAAAGGAGAACCACTATGAGATTCGGTGTAAATACCTGGGTTTGGACGTCACCGCTCACGACGGCTGAGTTGGAAAGGCTGGCGCCGCACGTCGCCGGGATGGGTTTCGATTGGATCGAGGCACCGCTCGAAACCGTGGGAGACCTGGACTACGTGCGGGGTGCTGAGATCATCCGCGAGAATGGCCTGGGCGTAAGCACCTGTGCTGCCATGGGCCCTGATCGTGATCTGATTCATCCCGACCCTGCGGTTCGCGATAATGGCATGAACTACGTCCGGGCGTGCATCGAAGCGACGCAAGTCCTGGGTGCCACTAACCTGGTAGGGCCGCTCTATTCGGCCGTTGGTCGCACCTGGGAGATGACTGCCGGGGAACGGGCACGGGATACCGACCTGTTGGTCGAAAATCTCAAGTCGTTGGCAGCATACGCCGCCGATCACGGCGTCGTTCTGTGCCTGGAACCACTGAATCGCTTCGAGACCAGCTTCATCAATCTGGCCGATCAGGCCATAGCAGTGGTTGATCGTGTGGATAGTCCAGCCTGTCAGATATTGCTGGATACCTTTCACATGAACATCGAGGAGAAATCTCCAGGCGATGCCATTCGAGCTACCGGGACGCGTTTGAAACATCTACATGCCTGCGGCAACGATCGCGGCTCTCCAGGCAGCGGCAATATCGACTGGGTGGATATTGCCCAGGCGCTGGAAGAGATCGATTTTGAAGGTCCGGTGGTGATCGAGTCATTTACGGCCAAGGTCAAGAGTATTGCCCGGGCTGCCGCGATCTGGCGTTCACTGGCGCCCACGCAGGATGCGCTGGCCCAGGATGGACTGGTGTTTTTGAAGGAACTGTTTTCGTGAGCAACCATGGGGCGTGACGCCTGAAACGTGTTGCGAACCTCTACGATAAAATACTTTGCAAGGAGCAACTATCATGGGACGACCGGTTACACTATTCACCGGCCAGTGGGCAGATCTAACCTTTGATACGATCTGCGAGAAGGCCAAATCCTTTGGCTACGATGGCGTCGAGATCGCATGCTGGGGCGACCACTTCGAGGTCGACAAAGCGCTGGAAGATGACGCCTACCTGCAATCGCGCCGGGATATTCTTGACAAGCATGGCTTGCAGTGTTTTGCCATCAGCAATCACCTCGCCGGCCAGGCGGTGTGCGATCGAATAGATGAACGCCATGAGAGTATTCTGCCACCGCGGATATGGGGCGACGGCTCGCAAGATGGCGTGCGCTCCCGCGCCGCCGAAGAGATGAAGAATACTGCCCGCGCCGCGGCAAAGTTTGGCGTGGACGTGGTGCCAGGCTTCACCGGGTCACCCATCTGGCACATGGTTTATTCCTTCCCTCCCAATCCCCCCGATTTTCTGGAGAAGGGCCTGACTCTCTTCGCCGAGCTGTGGACACCCATCCTGGATGTGTTCAAGGAGCAGGGTGTGAAGTTTGCCCTCGAGGTACATCCAACCGAGATTGCCTTCGACATCGCCAGCGCCGAGAGCGCCATCGAGGCCCTCGATGGACACAGTGCGTTTGGCTTCAACTACGACCCGAGCCACTTCGGCTATCAAGGCGTGGATTATGTTGGATTCATTCGCAAGTTTGCCTCCCGCGTCTTCCACGTGCACATGAAGGACGTGTACTGGTCTTCGGGTCCCATGGAAGCTGGCGTTTTTGGTGGCCACCTCAACTTCGGTGACCCGAGGCGCTTCTGGGACTTCCGCTCCGTCGGTCGGGGCTCGATCGTTTTCGAGGATGTCATTCGCGCCTTGAACGATATTGGCTACGATGGACCTCTCTCGGTGGAATGGGAGGATGCCAGGATGGACCGCGAGCATGGCGCCACCGAGTCGGCCGCCTTCGTGCGCAATCTGGACTTTGAACCGGCGGCTGTGGCGTTCGATGCTGCTTTTGCATCCGACTCTGAGTCTGACCTGATCAGCCCGCAGGAATACGTGGAACGACGATAAGCAAGGAGACAATCATGAGCGAAGATACTGGTTTCACCACCATGGCAGGTCCGGCGGCTGAGGGGGAAGCACCGGAGATCGGCGTGGGAATGCTGGGCTATGCCTTTATGGGCAAGGCACACACGAACGCATACAAAACCATTCCCTATATGATGTATCCGCCGCCCGCGATTCCCAGGTTGGTAGCGATTTCGGGGCGCAATGAGGTGGCTGTGGCGCAGGCAGCCAGGCGCTATGGCTACGAAAAGTATTACACAGACTGGCGGGATATGATCGAGGACCCCGATGTCCAGATGTTGGATAACGGTGGTCCCAATAATCTACATGCCGGTCCCGCCGCGCTGGCTGCCCAATACGGCAAACATGTCCTGTGTGAGAAGCCGTTAGCCCGCACCGCGGACGAGGCCAGGGCGATGTTGGACGCGGTTGAGAAAGCCGGCGTCAAACATATGACGGCCTTCAACTATCGTTTTGTGCCCGCCATTCGACTGATTCGCAATCTGATCGATCAGGGTAAACTGGGTCGCATCTATCACTTCCGCGCCGTGTACCTTCAGGAGTGGATCATGCCCCACTATGGCACACCCAAGATCTGGCGCCTGAACAAGGAAGTGGCCGGCAGTGGTGCCCTGGGCGACCTGGGTGCCCATATTATCGACCTGGCCCACTATCTGGTGGGCGGTATCAGCTCGATTGCCGGTATGACCACTACCTTCATCAAGGAGCGGGACAAGGAAGAGGGTGGCACTGGCGTTGTCGATGTGGACGATGCGTTTGCGGCTGCCATGGAGTTCGAAAATGGGGCTCTGGGCACCCTGGAGTGTTCGCGCTTTGCTGCCGGCCGCAAAAACTATAACAGCTTCGAGATCAACGGTGAAAAGGGAAGTGTGCGTTTCAACATGGAGCGCCTGAATGAACTGGAGGTCTTCTGGGTGGGCGAAGAGCCGAAGGAAACTCAGGGTTTTCACGTGATCAACGTCTCCGAGGGCTATCATCCCTGGTGGGGCAATTGGTGGCCTCAGGGACATATCATCGGCTGGGAGCACACCTTCGTCCATGAAATCACGCATTTCCTCGATGCTATCGTCAATGACAAGGACGTTGGGCCTCACGGGGCCACGTTTGAGGATGGGTATCGTTGTAACGTCGTCTGCGACGCGATTGCCGAGTCGCAAGAGACCAGAAGACATATCGACATAAAGTACTAGCTAATTGTCAATGGCTGAGAACTTGACTAAGGATTGATCATGGAGAAAAGACGACCTCACGTGCCGAAAGGCCTTCTCATCGCCATCCCTGTTTTTTTGGTCCTGGGTGTGATCGCGGGTCCTATCATCCGTGCTCTTGTACCACCCGAAAAGTTGGCTTCCAACATCCTTCTCTATGGCCTTCCTTTTATCTTGGTGTTTATTGGTATCCTTCTGGCCTACATTTCCTTTATCTGGGCTGTGGCCAGCGTGCTGAACAACAATGTATCTGCCCGAACCTTCAAGTGGATCGAACGGATAGCCATCGCGGGCATCCTGCTGGGCATTTTTTGCATATTCCAGCCCTGGATATTTGGCCTCTTCGGCCGCGGCTTTGTGCTGCTGTTGGCTTCCCTGCTGTTTTACATTCTGTGGAGCCATATTGTGGCCAAACCGATTGAGGATGAGGAAGTCCAGGCCTTGCCGGGTACGTGAGACCACCCAGGCTGCTTTCTTTGTACTGTGTTGCACTCATTCGCTCCGGGTTCGGAGTCGAGGCTGCGCACAGCCTGGACGCCTGAAAAAAAACAGGAATAGAACCCGGTTTCGAGGCTTGAAATGATGTCAGCAAAGAACCTCTTTCTGGGACTCGATGTGTCGACCACCGGTGCCAAGGCACTGCTGGTTGATGAATCGGGACATGTTATTGGCAGCGCGACCAACCTCTTGTCGTTGTCGACCCCCAGGCCCCTCTGGTCCGAACAGGACCCGGAAGACTGGTGGGTCGGAATGGCTGCCAGTATTCGCGAGGTACTGCAGGACAACCAGGTGACAGGCTCATCTGTCGCTGCGATCGGCCTGACCGGCCAGATGCATGGCCTGGTCATGCTCGACGGTGGAGGCCAGGTACTTCGTCCAGCCATTCTATGGAATGACCAGCGAACTGGTCCCCAGTGCGATGAAATCCGCCGGCGGATCGGCAGGCGGCGTCTCATCCGGATCACCGGCAATGACGCGCTACCGGGATTCACAGCACCCAAGATTCTCTGGGTCCAGCAGAATGAGCCTGACCTGTATGCCAGGACCAGGCACATTCTACTGCCGAAGGACTATATCCGGTTTCGGCTTACCGGCCAGTTTGCTGTTGATCGGGCTGGTGGTGCCGGAACCATTCTGTTCGATTTGAAGGACCGCACCTGGTCTGATGAAATGACAGAGGCGCTGGAGATTCCGGCGGCATGGCTGCCGCCGACCTTCGAAGGATCCGAGGTATCTGGTGTGGTCACGGCAGTTGTTGCTGCCGAGACGGGCCTGGCCGAGGGCACACCGGTTGTGGGTGGCGGTGGCGATCAGGCGGCGCAGGCTGTTGGCGTTGGTGCCGTCAAACCTGGCATCGTCGCATTGACTCTTGGAACATCGGGAGTTGTTTTCGCCTCGACGCCGGCGCCACTGATCGAGCCTGAGGGAAGGTTGCATGCCTTTTGTCATGCCGTTCCGGGAGCCTGGCATTTCATGGGTGTGATGCTCAGTGCCGCGGGGAGTCTGCAATGGTATCGTGACCAGTTGGCCCGTGAGATGAGCTTTCCAGACTTGCTTGCCGAGGCGACCGAGGTGCCGCCGGGCAGTGAGGGCCTGTTCTTCCTTCCCTACCTGACTGGCGAGCGCACGCCCTATCCTGATCCGCTGGCCCGGGGGGCATGGGTCGGCTTGACCCTGCGCCACCACCGCGCTCATTTGACCAGAGCCGTGCTGGAAGGTGTCGCCTTCGGTATCAAGGACAGTTTCACCTTGATCCAGGAGGCCGGCCTGGGAGAAGTCGAACAGGTTCGCATTTCCGGCGGCGGCGCTCGCAGCCCTGTCTGGCGGCAGATCATGGCCGACGTGCTTGGTGTTGAGTTGGTAACGGTAAACACCGCCGAGGGCGCAGCCTTCGGCGCGGCGCTGCTGGCGGCTGTGGGTGCGGGAGCTTTTGCTGACGTGCCCTCGGCCTGCGAAAAGACCATACAGATCACCGGCAGCAGCAAACCTGGCGCCGACAGTTGGACCTACCAGCGCTACTATCCACACTACCGGGCGCTCTACCCTGCTCTTTCCAATGAGTTCACCGCTATCGCCGAACTGGTCGAATAATCTGGAGTGAGGTATGGAGGATCTAATGGACAAGTATGGCTATCGGTTTTCATTCGGCCCATGGAACATCCACGAGGGCGCCGACCCCTTTGGTCCACCGGTGAGGCCAGGCGTGGATTTCGACGAAAAGCTGGCGATTCTCAAGGAATTGGGATTCGACGGGATGCAGTTCCACGATGATGACGCCGTGCCTGACCTGGATAATCTGACCGCGCTGGAAATTCGCCAACAGGGTGAGGCCATGAAGGCCAGGCTCGATGACCTGGATTTGGTGGCGGAGTTTGTGGCGCCCAGGCTGTGGGAACATCCAATGACCGTCGATGGCGGGTTCACGGCAAATGATCCGCGTGCCCGGGCGTATGCCATCGAACGAGCCATAAAATGCGCGGACATCTGTCGATATCTGGGAACGGACCTGATGGTTCTCTGGCTGGCCCGGGAGGGCACCTATTTACGCGAAGCCAAGGACGCGGTGCGGGCAACCCACCTGTTGGTGGAGGCGATCAATGCCCTGCTCGACCATGATCCTGATCTTAGAATTGTCATCGAACCCAAACCCAATGAGCCCATGGATCTGGCCTATATTCCGACTATTGGCCACGCTCTGGCGCTGGGTTTCATGGCCAGCGACCCATCCCGGGTGGGTGCGCTGGTCGAATCTGCCCACGCGGTGCTGGCCGGGCTCGATCCAGCCGATGAAATGAGTTTCGCCCTGGCCTTTGACAAGCTATGGAGTGTCCACCTCAACGATCAAAACGGTTTGAAGTTCGATCAGGATCGGTCCTTTGGATCGGTGGACCTGCGCAGGGCCTTCAACCAGGTAAGGGTGTTGGAGGAGAATCGGTTCTTCGACGTGGGCATGGTGGGTCTCGATGTCAAGGCACTACGTACGCAGCCGCCTGATCTGGCGACCAAACACCTGAGCAACAGCTTGAAAACCTTCTTGCGCCTGGTCGAGATTGTGCGCAGGTTGGATCAGGAGAAGATGGACGAACTGATCGTTGCCCGCGACTACGAAGAACTGGACTGGTTGGTCCTGTCTGCATTGATGGGCAATGGATAGTTTGCATCCCTCAGTGACTGGAGTTACGCAGTTTGCACGCAGCGCCTGCGGCCCTGCGCAGGTGTACTGAGTGCGATCGAAGTGCGCGAACGGGTCAAATGCCGCCCTTCGAAGTCCTCCCGGACCGCCGACCTCACGGTCCGCCTGCTGGCGTAGCTCACGCACCGCCTGCTGGCGTAGCTCACGCACCGCCTGCTGGCGTAGCTCACGCACCGCCTGCTGGCGTAGCTCACGCA includes the following:
- the xylB gene encoding xylulokinase gives rise to the protein MMSAKNLFLGLDVSTTGAKALLVDESGHVIGSATNLLSLSTPRPLWSEQDPEDWWVGMAASIREVLQDNQVTGSSVAAIGLTGQMHGLVMLDGGGQVLRPAILWNDQRTGPQCDEIRRRIGRRRLIRITGNDALPGFTAPKILWVQQNEPDLYARTRHILLPKDYIRFRLTGQFAVDRAGGAGTILFDLKDRTWSDEMTEALEIPAAWLPPTFEGSEVSGVVTAVVAAETGLAEGTPVVGGGGDQAAQAVGVGAVKPGIVALTLGTSGVVFASTPAPLIEPEGRLHAFCHAVPGAWHFMGVMLSAAGSLQWYRDQLAREMSFPDLLAEATEVPPGSEGLFFLPYLTGERTPYPDPLARGAWVGLTLRHHRAHLTRAVLEGVAFGIKDSFTLIQEAGLGEVEQVRISGGGARSPVWRQIMADVLGVELVTVNTAEGAAFGAALLAAVGAGAFADVPSACEKTIQITGSSKPGADSWTYQRYYPHYRALYPALSNEFTAIAELVE
- a CDS encoding TIM barrel protein; this encodes MDKYGYRFSFGPWNIHEGADPFGPPVRPGVDFDEKLAILKELGFDGMQFHDDDAVPDLDNLTALEIRQQGEAMKARLDDLDLVAEFVAPRLWEHPMTVDGGFTANDPRARAYAIERAIKCADICRYLGTDLMVLWLAREGTYLREAKDAVRATHLLVEAINALLDHDPDLRIVIEPKPNEPMDLAYIPTIGHALALGFMASDPSRVGALVESAHAVLAGLDPADEMSFALAFDKLWSVHLNDQNGLKFDQDRSFGSVDLRRAFNQVRVLEENRFFDVGMVGLDVKALRTQPPDLATKHLSNSLKTFLRLVEIVRRLDQEKMDELIVARDYEELDWLVLSALMGNG